A genomic stretch from Helianthus annuus cultivar XRQ/B chromosome 1, HanXRQr2.0-SUNRISE, whole genome shotgun sequence includes:
- the LOC110912705 gene encoding uncharacterized protein LOC110912705, whose product MKVHPAPHKRNITVRYDFAAQSTAAGSICRQKKLRRLPHIFGKVLELPFYSDADVTVQETSDSFRFVVDTEDDIGTDIAAHTIEICPGVTKVVVRTTRGGGGVGGGGGGGGEVREMKLDLWRFRLPEETVPELATAEFSDGELVVTVPKDVELERSEEVWSEGNGTGRFVLVQ is encoded by the coding sequence ATGAAGGTCCATCCAGCTCCACACAAGCGTAACATCACCGTCCGGTACGATTTCGCCGCTCAATCCACCGCCGCTGGCTCAATCTGCCGCCAAAAGAAGCTCCGGCGACTGCCGCACATCTTCGGTAAAGTCCTCGAGCTTCCGTTTTACTCCGACGCTGACGTCACGGTTCAGGAAACGTCAGATTCGTTTAGATTTGTTGTTGATACGGAGGATGATATCGGAACGGATATTGCTGCTCATACGATTGAGATCTGTCCTGGTGTCACGAAAGTTGTTGTGAGAACGACACGTGGCGGTGGCGGcgtcggtggtggtggtggtggtggtggtgaggttAGGGAGATGAAGCTGGATTTGTGGCGGTTTAGATTGCCGGAGGAGACGGTGCCGGAGCTTGCTACGGCGGAGTTTAGTGACGGAGAGCTGGTGGTGACGGTGCCGAAGGATGTTGAATTGGAGAGGAGTGAAGAGGTTTGGAGTGAAGGTAATGGAACTGGACGGTTTGTTTTGGTACAGTGA
- the LOC110914381 gene encoding mediator of RNA polymerase II transcription subunit 19a-like: protein MPFRTKTLQLGFFGLGFSDMFLKLSSRDRLLNLSTVESEKGMPTITGKSRSESKDKEKKHKRHKDKDRDKDKEHKKHKHRYKDRSKDKDKEKKKDKSSHHDKKRKHDGNEDVSDTHKQKKSKHKNSKIDKIGAFKIAA, encoded by the exons ATGCCGTTCAGAACCAAAACACTCCAATTAG GTTTTTTCGGTTTAGGATTTAGTGATATGTTTTTAAAACTGTCTTCTAGAGACAGATTGCTGAATTTATCTACTGTTGAA TCCGAGAAAGGGATGCCCACTATAACTGGAAAATCAAGAAGTGAATCAAAGGACAAGGAAAAGAAGCATAAAAGGCACAAGGACAAAGACCGAGACAAGGACAAAGAGCATAAAAAACATAAACATCGGTATAAAGATCGAAGTAAAGATAAAGACAAAGAAAAAAAGAAGGATAAAAGCAGTCATCATGACAAG AAAAGGAAGCATGATGGAAACGAAGATGTCAGTGACACTCACAAGCAGAAGAAAAGTAAG CATAAGAACTCAAAGATTGATAAGATAGGAGCGTTTAAAATAGCAGCTTGA
- the LOC110912707 gene encoding non-specific lipid transfer protein GPI-anchored 2 isoform X1 produces the protein MASKIVGMVLAIVLIVSICGGAMAQSGCTNALMGMSSCLSFITGNTSTPSSSCCSQLGNVVQSQPQCLCQVMNGAGINLGISINRTLALTLPGACNVQTPPVSQCDAANGPTSTSTPTPAASPEGSTSEPDILPESPTESDTPAGSGSKTDGLTPNGSQSQVPLHLLALVMLVLSWASTSTS, from the exons ATGGCTTCCAAAATTGTTGGTATGGTTCTAGCCATTGTCCTTATTGTCTCCATATGTGGTGGAGCTATGGCTCAATCAGGCTGCACTAATGCCCTCATGGGTATGTCTTCTTGCCTTAGCTTTATTACCGGAAATACATCCACCCCTTCGTCTTCGTGTTGCTCGCAGCTCGGAAACGTGGTTCAGTCTCAGCCACAATGCCTTTGCCAAGTTATGAACGGCGCCGGTATTAATCTTGGTATAAGTATTAACCGAACACTCGCTCTTACACTTCCTGGTGCTTGTAATGTTCAGACTCCACCGGTTAGCCAATGCGACG CTGCAAACGGGCCAACTTCTACTTCCACGCCCACACCGGCTGCTTCTCCAGAAGGATCTACTTCCGAACCGGATATATTGCCCGAAAGCCCGACCGAGTCCGATACTCCAGCAG GATCAGGGTCGAAGACAGATGGCTTGACACCTAATGGAAGCCAATCACAAGTGCCTCTTCATCTCTTGGCGCTTGTTATGCTTGTGTTGTCATGGGCTTCAACATCTACTAGCTAG
- the LOC110914383 gene encoding non-specific lipid-transfer protein-like protein At2g13820, whose product MGLKRCEVFGFIVIMVTVMVMLSGEATYSGCKSAIVSLSPCISYVCGNSSTPSMSCCSQLANVVKSQPRCLCALVNGGHGHSSMGFKINQTLALGLPDACSVHTPPVSRCDESGSGSGSGNGKENVPPAKSNGSIINLPFYFSFASLLVLFTYILSKYRSSSSLQMFSIIIKLSSFGNFTFKGPVSLYPSDDSSF is encoded by the exons ATGGGTTTAAAAAGGTGTGAAGTGTTTGGGTTCATTGTGATCATGGTCACGGTCATGGTTATGCTAAGTGGCGAAGCCACTTACTCAGGGTGCAAAAGTGCAATCGTGAGCTTGAGCCCATGCATTAGCTATGTGTGCGGGAATTCATCAACCCCGTCAATGTCTTGTTGCTCGCAACTAGCCAATGTGGTCAAGTCACAACCACGGTGCCTTTGTGCGTTGGTTAATGGTGGTCATGGTCACTCATCCATGGGTTTCAAAATTAATCAAACTTTGGCTTTGGGTTTACCGGATGCTTGCAGCGTCCATACACCTCCAGTCAGTCGATGCGATG AAAGTGGAAGTGGAAGTGGAAGTGGAAACGGAAAAGAGAACGTGCCGCCAGCAAAATCTAATGGAAGCATAATAAATTTACCATTTTATTTTAGTTTTGCTTCTTTGTTG GTTCTTTTCACTTATATTTTATCCAAATACAGAAGTTCTTCATCTTTACAAATGTTTTCT ATTATTATCAAGTTATCAAGTTTTGGTAACTTTACTTTTAAAGGTCCGGTTTCATTGTATCCATCCGATGATTCATCGTTTTAA
- the LOC110912707 gene encoding non-specific lipid-transfer protein-like protein At2g13820 isoform X2 has product MASKIVGMVLAIVLIVSICGGAMAQSGCTNALMGMSSCLSFITGNTSTPSSSCCSQLGNVVQSQPQCLCQVMNGAGINLGISINRTLALTLPGACNVQTPPVSQCDAANGPTSTSTPTPAASPEGSTSEPDILPESPTESDTPAGTPKSFCKDQGRRQMA; this is encoded by the exons ATGGCTTCCAAAATTGTTGGTATGGTTCTAGCCATTGTCCTTATTGTCTCCATATGTGGTGGAGCTATGGCTCAATCAGGCTGCACTAATGCCCTCATGGGTATGTCTTCTTGCCTTAGCTTTATTACCGGAAATACATCCACCCCTTCGTCTTCGTGTTGCTCGCAGCTCGGAAACGTGGTTCAGTCTCAGCCACAATGCCTTTGCCAAGTTATGAACGGCGCCGGTATTAATCTTGGTATAAGTATTAACCGAACACTCGCTCTTACACTTCCTGGTGCTTGTAATGTTCAGACTCCACCGGTTAGCCAATGCGACG CTGCAAACGGGCCAACTTCTACTTCCACGCCCACACCGGCTGCTTCTCCAGAAGGATCTACTTCCGAACCGGATATATTGCCCGAAAGCCCGACCGAGTCCGATACTCCAGCAGGTACACCAAAGTCATTCTGCAAG GATCAGGGTCGAAGACAGATGGCTTGA